The following are encoded in a window of Acidobacteriota bacterium genomic DNA:
- a CDS encoding AbrB/MazE/SpoVT family DNA-binding domain-containing protein, translating to MKATLTSKGQITIPVAIRRRLGLEAGQILEFDEAAPYLKAVPVFDESAMRSLVGCTEGRLGKTSAEWLEETRGEKLEDDPDGDERP from the coding sequence ATGAAAGCAACGCTGACTTCGAAAGGTCAAATCACCATCCCGGTGGCGATCCGGCGCCGACTCGGACTTGAGGCGGGGCAGATCCTCGAGTTCGACGAGGCTGCTCCCTATCTCAAAGCAGTGCCAGTCTTCGATGAGTCGGCGATGCGGTCGTTGGTAGGCTGCACCGAGGGAAGGCTGGGGAAAACGAGCGCCGAGTGGCTCGAGGAGACGCGCGGTGAGAAGCTCGAGGACGACCCGGACGGTGACGAGCGGCCGTGA
- a CDS encoding type II toxin-antitoxin system VapC family toxin produces MRLALDTSVLLTIFNREPQAERWIEALIEARRHGQLVLCEVVYAELAPAFRARAELDRVLADLGASLDPITPDSAWLAGQTFRRYRAEGGPREHLIPDFLIAAHAQLQADHLAALDRGYLRRYFPNLTLLRQA; encoded by the coding sequence GTGAGGCTTGCGCTCGACACCTCGGTGCTGCTGACGATCTTCAACCGTGAGCCGCAGGCCGAGCGCTGGATCGAGGCGCTCATCGAAGCGCGGCGCCACGGACAGTTGGTGCTCTGCGAGGTCGTCTACGCCGAGCTCGCTCCGGCCTTTCGGGCCCGCGCGGAGCTCGACCGGGTGCTCGCCGACCTCGGTGCAAGCCTCGATCCCATCACTCCCGATTCCGCCTGGCTCGCTGGCCAAACCTTCCGCCGCTATCGCGCCGAAGGTGGTCCACGCGAGCACCTCATCCCCGACTTCCTCATCGCCGCCCACGCCCAACTGCAAGCCGATCACCTCGCCGCCCTAGACCGCGGCTACTTGCGCCGCTACTTCCCCAACCTCACGCTGTTGCGCCAAGCCTAG
- a CDS encoding MATE family efflux transporter, producing MASPPGLGRRFLRLTLLNVVANITAPLVGLVDAGMLGHLPDLRFLGGVALASVIFDTLFWSCNFLRMSTTGLTAQARGREDHRETWLALYRALAPGAGLGLLLLALTPVIREVGFAALQVADELRGPAAAYLEARLWGAPAALANFALVGWFLGREESGRALLMTVTANLANIVLNYVFILRLDLAAQGAGIASAVSQYLMLAVALSLMLRAGKPLPWRWADVLQREALGRLVRLNRDIFVRTLMLTGTLGVFTALSGWLGTEALVANTILLRLMVFTAYFVDGAAFAVESLAGIFHGARDRATLRRLMVLALVVAEVVTVGVLAALLFFPRFVLRLLTSHQEVIDLGAQLAPWLIPVLLFGAVAFIYDGLFLGLTAGRTLRNAMLLCTLGVFLPLAALALWTSSNHLLWFALAVWMAARGATLAWAGRPLLSTS from the coding sequence ATGGCTTCCCCTCCCGGTCTCGGCCGGCGCTTCTTGCGCCTGACCCTGCTCAACGTGGTGGCCAACATCACCGCCCCGCTGGTGGGGCTGGTAGACGCCGGCATGCTCGGTCATTTGCCGGATCTACGCTTCCTGGGCGGCGTAGCCCTGGCCTCGGTGATCTTCGACACGCTGTTTTGGTCGTGCAATTTCCTGCGCATGAGCACCACCGGCCTCACCGCCCAGGCCCGAGGGCGGGAGGATCACCGGGAGACCTGGCTGGCCCTCTACCGCGCGCTGGCCCCCGGGGCCGGCCTCGGGCTGTTGCTGCTGGCGCTGACGCCGGTGATCCGGGAGGTAGGCTTCGCGGCGCTGCAGGTCGCCGACGAGCTCCGTGGTCCCGCCGCCGCGTATTTGGAGGCGCGGCTGTGGGGAGCACCGGCGGCGCTGGCGAATTTTGCTCTGGTGGGGTGGTTCCTGGGGCGGGAGGAGAGCGGCCGGGCACTGCTCATGACGGTCACTGCCAATCTCGCCAACATCGTGCTCAATTATGTCTTCATCCTGCGCCTGGACTTGGCGGCTCAGGGGGCCGGCATCGCCAGTGCCGTGAGCCAGTATTTGATGCTGGCGGTGGCTTTGAGCTTGATGTTGCGCGCCGGCAAGCCCCTGCCCTGGCGGTGGGCTGATGTCCTGCAGCGGGAGGCCCTGGGGCGGCTGGTGCGGCTCAATCGGGACATTTTCGTCCGCACTCTGATGCTCACCGGCACCCTCGGCGTGTTCACCGCCCTCAGCGGCTGGCTGGGGACGGAGGCTTTGGTGGCGAATACGATCTTGTTGCGGCTGATGGTGTTCACGGCGTATTTCGTCGACGGCGCCGCGTTCGCGGTGGAGAGTCTCGCCGGTATTTTCCACGGCGCTCGGGATCGCGCCACGCTGCGGCGGTTGATGGTGTTGGCCTTGGTGGTGGCGGAGGTGGTGACGGTGGGGGTGCTGGCCGCCCTGCTCTTTTTCCCCCGCTTCGTGCTCCGCCTCCTCACCTCCCACCAGGAGGTCATCGACCTGGGCGCTCAGCTGGCCCCCTGGCTGATCCCGGTGCTCCTCTTCGGTGCCGTGGCGTTCATCTACGACGGCCTCTTCCTCGGCCTCACCGCCGGCCGTACCCTGCGCAACGCCATGCTCCTATGCACCCTCGGCGTCTTCCTCCCCCTGGCGGCCCTGGCCCTCTGGACCTCCAGCAACCACCTCCTATGGTTCGCTCTAGCGGTTTGGATGGCCGCCCGGGGCGCGACCCTCGCCTGGGCGGGCAGGCCCCTCCTCTCCACTAGCTAG
- a CDS encoding NAD(P)-binding domain-containing protein — translation METTDVAIVGAGPIGIELAVALRRKGLDYRHFEAGQIGATIAWYAPFTRFFSSPERIAIAGVPLQTVDQNKATREEYLNYLRGVVQQFDLEIHTGQKVEEIEGDGDGFVLLIRRQHVEHRLRARRVVLAIGDMHRPQLLGIPGEDLPHVSHYLAEPHEYFRRRLLIVGGKNSAVEAAIRCRRIGSRVTLSYRGPGLDEKRIKFWLMPEIRAMIREGHIDFLPNTVPRQILPDRVVLERTAEAASDEGSGVGEALEVPADQVLLLTGYSQDPTLFERAGIELEGPGRKPKLDEETMETNVPGLYVAGTAVAGTQLRGVRHFIETSHVHVDRIVAHLAGGRAVDAPTPQFELPES, via the coding sequence ATGGAAACCACCGACGTAGCCATCGTGGGGGCAGGCCCCATCGGCATCGAGCTCGCCGTCGCTTTGCGCCGCAAGGGCTTGGACTACCGGCACTTCGAAGCGGGACAGATCGGCGCCACCATCGCCTGGTACGCCCCGTTCACCCGCTTTTTCTCCTCACCGGAGCGCATCGCCATCGCCGGCGTGCCGCTGCAGACCGTCGACCAGAACAAGGCCACCCGGGAGGAATACCTCAATTATCTGCGCGGTGTGGTGCAGCAATTCGACCTGGAGATCCACACAGGGCAGAAGGTGGAGGAGATCGAGGGCGACGGCGACGGTTTCGTCCTTCTCATCCGCCGCCAGCACGTGGAGCACCGGCTGCGGGCACGGCGGGTGGTGCTGGCCATCGGCGACATGCACCGGCCCCAGCTATTGGGCATTCCGGGGGAGGACCTACCCCACGTCAGCCACTATCTGGCGGAGCCCCACGAGTATTTCCGCCGCCGGCTGCTCATCGTCGGTGGCAAGAATTCGGCGGTGGAGGCGGCCATCCGCTGCCGGCGCATCGGCAGCCGGGTGACCCTCAGCTACCGTGGACCGGGGCTCGACGAGAAGCGCATCAAGTTCTGGCTGATGCCGGAGATCCGGGCGATGATCCGCGAGGGCCACATCGACTTCCTGCCCAACACGGTGCCGCGGCAGATCCTGCCGGATCGGGTGGTCTTGGAGCGCACCGCCGAGGCCGCGTCCGATGAGGGGTCGGGAGTCGGCGAGGCTCTGGAGGTACCGGCGGACCAGGTGCTGCTGCTCACCGGCTATTCCCAGGATCCGACCCTCTTCGAGCGCGCCGGCATCGAGCTCGAAGGCCCCGGCCGCAAGCCGAAGCTCGACGAGGAGACCATGGAGACCAATGTCCCCGGCCTCTATGTCGCCGGCACCGCCGTCGCCGGCACTCAGCTGCGAGGCGTCCGCCACTTCATCGAGACCAGCCACGTCCACGTCGACCGCATCGTCGCCCACCTCGCCGGCGGCCGCGCCGTGGACGCCCCGACGCCTCAGTTCGAGCTGCCGGAAAGCTAA
- a CDS encoding ATP-binding protein, translating to MRPLTHLSIQSKIIGIILLTNVVGLGLAVSLIIRNDLDIFHRELATSAQVIAKVAGAYNVIPLSFDDPTEADISLAKLDAYDHLLEAYIFDTEDQPFAQRIKIPLGIGLPDVDHQISGFRDGYLEVWEPIVENGVKYGTIVLRFSTEHLDNLVREYRRKMLSVLALVIAISVLFSFFLGRVISGPILQLSEVARTISNNGDYSIRVKKIGRDEIATLCDVFNDMLQQIQNRQRELERSNRELDHFAYVASHDLKAPLRAIASLAQWIEEDLEDRLTPQAADQLELLRGRVRRMEGLINGILEYSRIGRIDADLEEVDIGKLVHEVIDMIGIREGIKVEVAEKMPTLRTKRVRLQQVFANLITNAVKYHDKETGWVRVGVEDAGETYRFFVADDGPGIAPRFQEKVFMIFQTLQARDQIESTGVGLALVKKIVEAEGGKVELDSEEGEGTTFLFTWPKDHRDQASAA from the coding sequence ATGCGTCCGTTGACCCATCTCTCGATCCAAAGCAAGATCATTGGCATCATCCTGCTCACCAACGTGGTGGGCCTGGGCCTGGCGGTGTCTCTGATCATCCGCAACGATCTGGACATCTTCCACCGCGAGCTGGCCACCAGCGCTCAGGTCATCGCCAAGGTCGCCGGTGCCTACAACGTCATCCCCCTGAGCTTCGACGATCCCACCGAAGCCGATATCTCCCTCGCCAAGCTCGACGCCTACGACCACCTGCTAGAGGCCTACATCTTCGATACCGAGGATCAGCCCTTCGCTCAGCGCATCAAGATCCCGCTGGGCATCGGGTTGCCCGACGTCGACCATCAGATCAGCGGCTTCCGGGACGGCTACCTCGAGGTTTGGGAGCCCATCGTCGAGAACGGGGTCAAATACGGCACCATCGTGCTGCGTTTCAGCACGGAGCACCTGGACAATCTCGTGCGCGAGTACCGGCGCAAAATGCTTTCGGTGCTGGCGTTGGTGATCGCCATCTCGGTGCTCTTCTCCTTCTTCCTCGGGCGGGTGATCTCCGGTCCCATCCTGCAGCTCTCGGAGGTGGCGCGGACCATCTCCAACAACGGTGACTACTCGATTCGGGTAAAGAAGATCGGCCGCGATGAGATCGCTACCTTGTGCGATGTCTTCAACGATATGCTGCAACAGATCCAAAATCGGCAGCGGGAGCTGGAGCGGAGCAATCGGGAGCTCGACCACTTCGCCTACGTGGCGTCCCACGATCTGAAGGCCCCGTTGCGGGCCATCGCTTCCCTGGCCCAGTGGATCGAGGAAGACCTGGAGGATCGGCTGACGCCCCAGGCGGCGGATCAGCTGGAGCTGCTGCGCGGCCGGGTTCGGCGCATGGAGGGATTGATCAACGGGATCTTGGAGTACTCCCGCATCGGCCGCATCGACGCCGATCTGGAGGAGGTGGACATCGGAAAGCTGGTGCACGAGGTCATCGATATGATCGGCATCCGCGAAGGGATCAAAGTGGAAGTGGCGGAGAAGATGCCGACTCTGCGTACCAAGAGGGTGCGGTTGCAGCAGGTCTTTGCCAACCTGATCACCAACGCGGTGAAGTACCACGACAAGGAAACCGGCTGGGTGCGGGTGGGAGTCGAGGATGCGGGCGAGACCTACCGCTTCTTCGTCGCCGACGATGGCCCCGGCATCGCTCCGCGCTTCCAAGAGAAGGTATTCATGATCTTCCAGACCCTGCAGGCTCGGGATCAGATCGAGAGCACCGGTGTCGGCCTGGCGTTGGTGAAGAAGATCGTCGAGGCGGAGGGGGGCAAGGTGGAGCTGGATTCGGAGGAGGGGGAGGGGACGACCTTCCTCTTCACCTGGCCGAAAGATCATCGGGACCAGGCTTCTGCGGCCTGA
- a CDS encoding response regulator, producing the protein MSENAQRRREKDGQGSGHILLVEDDRVDAMAVERAFRELDIEDRLEVVADGQEALEHLELASDKVPDLILLDLNMPRMSGVEFLFARQSHEVLRRIPVVVMTTSTDEKDRVSSFDLGVAGYIVKPVDYHQFVDEIRSLQRFRHTGRWHA; encoded by the coding sequence ATGAGCGAGAATGCGCAGCGTCGGCGGGAGAAGGATGGGCAGGGGAGCGGGCATATCCTCCTGGTGGAGGACGACCGGGTCGACGCCATGGCCGTGGAGCGGGCCTTTCGCGAGCTGGACATCGAAGACCGCCTGGAGGTGGTGGCGGACGGCCAGGAAGCCTTGGAGCATCTGGAGCTGGCCTCCGACAAGGTGCCGGACCTGATTCTGCTGGATCTCAACATGCCGCGCATGAGCGGCGTCGAGTTTCTCTTCGCCCGGCAGAGCCACGAGGTGCTACGGCGCATCCCGGTGGTGGTGATGACCACGTCTACCGACGAGAAGGATCGGGTCAGCAGTTTCGACCTGGGGGTGGCGGGCTATATCGTCAAGCCCGTGGACTATCACCAATTCGTCGACGAGATCCGTAGCTTGCAGCGCTTTCGGCACACCGGGAGGTGGCATGCCTGA